In the Colwellia sp. 20A7 genome, one interval contains:
- the speE gene encoding polyamine aminopropyltransferase, translating into MHSDLWVEEKFSDFLGLRFKVENVLFSGKSDFQTVDIVDTKGHGKMLLNDGLIMVTERDEFAYHDMISHLPLFVHPNPKNVLVIGGGDGGTAREVIRHSKVEKCTMVEIDAMVVDACKEHIPQTASALENPKINLIIGDGVEFVKNTKEKFDVIIVDSTDPIGPAQPLFGEAFYQDVFNCLTDDGIVVSQGESSWYAMDIQQSLLSVLNNVFDQCFLYSFSNLTYPGGLWSFTFATKKHHPINDFNPQRVIDSGLDFDYYNHQLHTAAFALPTFVKKELKGLIQND; encoded by the coding sequence ATGCACTCTGATTTATGGGTAGAAGAAAAATTTTCTGACTTTTTAGGCTTACGTTTTAAAGTAGAGAACGTATTATTTTCAGGTAAAAGTGACTTTCAAACAGTCGATATTGTTGACACCAAAGGTCATGGAAAAATGTTACTTAATGATGGTTTAATTATGGTAACTGAGCGCGATGAGTTTGCTTACCACGATATGATTTCTCACTTACCTTTGTTTGTTCACCCTAACCCTAAAAACGTTTTAGTGATTGGTGGTGGTGACGGCGGTACAGCACGAGAAGTAATACGTCATAGCAAGGTTGAAAAATGTACCATGGTAGAAATTGACGCTATGGTGGTTGACGCTTGTAAGGAGCACATCCCACAAACAGCTAGTGCGCTTGAAAATCCCAAAATCAATTTAATTATTGGTGATGGTGTAGAATTTGTTAAAAATACTAAAGAAAAGTTTGATGTGATTATTGTTGATAGCACAGATCCTATTGGCCCTGCACAACCATTATTTGGTGAAGCGTTTTATCAAGATGTTTTTAATTGTCTAACCGATGACGGTATTGTTGTGTCACAAGGTGAATCGTCTTGGTATGCCATGGACATTCAACAATCATTATTAAGCGTATTAAATAATGTTTTTGATCAGTGCTTTTTATATAGCTTTAGTAATTTAACCTACCCTGGTGGTTTATGGAGTTTTACTTTTGCGACTAAAAAACATCACCCAATTAATGATTTTAACCCACAACGTGTAATTGATAGCGGTTTAGACTTTGATTATTACAACCATCAATTACACACCGCGGCATTCGCTTTGCCAACGTTTGTTAAAAAAGAATTGAAAGGTCTAATTCAGAACGATTAA
- a CDS encoding DUF6795 domain-containing protein, with translation MFGFFKKYDAHLCSAVSGRILNKGEPLVGVKIERELYYIDDKTREDSTLTDENGCFSLPEVNIRSKAPGWLFAEQRTQQHITAYFSDKSYVLWSTSLKLIQPIPAYNIKLSQLNADLSNSEIAFTFRNEDNSNMPHAAYSICRWESDCKIQQIIED, from the coding sequence ATGTTTGGCTTTTTTAAAAAATATGATGCGCATTTATGCTCTGCCGTATCAGGCCGAATACTCAACAAGGGAGAACCTTTAGTAGGCGTTAAAATTGAACGTGAACTTTATTATATTGATGATAAAACACGAGAAGACAGCACACTAACCGATGAAAACGGTTGTTTTAGCCTACCGGAAGTTAATATACGTTCAAAAGCACCTGGATGGTTGTTCGCTGAACAAAGAACCCAACAGCATATCACAGCTTATTTTTCAGATAAAAGTTACGTACTTTGGTCAACCTCATTAAAATTGATTCAACCAATACCTGCTTACAATATAAAGTTATCTCAATTAAACGCCGATTTATCAAATAGTGAGATAGCATTTACTTTTAGAAATGAAGATAACTCTAATATGCCTCATGCTGCTTATAGCATTTGTCGTTGGGAGTCAGATTGTAAAATACAACAGATCATTGAAGATTAA
- a CDS encoding adenosylmethionine decarboxylase — protein MFFEGSEKKAEVVVDNTKLSLLNDISNTFWQELVECCNAQILSSIENEHCKAFLLSESSLFVWDDRFLILTCGVTQLVNSIEYFIQNTQPEDILHVTYQRKNEYFSNAQLTSFGDDIKLLSKYLTGKAYRFGEIYSHHNYVFHQDNEFQAEPDDTTYELLAYQISEYASKKLTTKGLSTQEIRDFFCINELLPGFEIDDFVFDPYGYSLNAIKGTDYYTIHVTPQAGSSYVSFESNLDLFTIASKILDILSPSSFDLLGFNDPQFSKKVTTTIKSPYISNSLVSKTLDNGYLVCFASFITPETQYSTPLALDLTGENHAL, from the coding sequence TTGTTTTTTGAAGGCTCAGAAAAAAAAGCTGAAGTGGTCGTGGATAACACAAAACTTTCACTACTTAACGATATCAGTAATACATTTTGGCAAGAACTTGTTGAATGTTGTAATGCCCAAATTTTATCTTCTATTGAAAATGAGCACTGTAAAGCGTTTTTGCTTTCTGAATCTAGCTTATTTGTTTGGGATGACCGATTTTTAATTCTAACCTGTGGCGTTACGCAATTAGTGAACTCCATTGAATATTTTATTCAAAACACACAACCCGAAGATATTCTTCATGTTACTTACCAAAGAAAAAATGAGTATTTTTCTAATGCACAATTAACTTCGTTTGGTGACGACATTAAATTATTATCGAAATACCTAACCGGTAAAGCCTACCGTTTTGGTGAAATATATAGTCATCATAATTATGTATTTCATCAAGATAATGAATTTCAAGCTGAGCCTGACGACACCACTTATGAGTTACTGGCCTATCAAATCAGTGAATATGCCTCTAAAAAATTAACAACTAAAGGGTTAAGTACGCAAGAAATACGAGATTTTTTCTGTATTAATGAGTTGTTACCTGGTTTTGAAATTGATGATTTTGTCTTTGACCCTTATGGTTATTCACTTAACGCTATTAAAGGTACAGATTACTATACTATTCATGTTACACCTCAAGCAGGTAGTAGCTATGTTAGCTTTGAATCAAATCTGGATTTATTTACTATAGCGTCAAAAATTCTTGATATTCTTAGCCCTTCTTCTTTTGATTTACTTGGCTTTAATGACCCTCAATTTTCAAAAAAAGTAACGACTACGATTAAGAGTCCTTATATAAGTAATTCATTAGTCAGTAAAACGTTAGACAATGGTTACCTCGTTTGTTTCGCTAGCTTTATTACACCCGAAACACAATATTCAACACCACTAGCGCTAGATCTTACCGGAGAAAACCATGCACTCTGA
- the speB gene encoding agmatinase, with amino-acid sequence MKKIKEIDIDLTLPEIEFSCAEITPAIYTNTTHIIGFEFDGTACFRKGTKAGPNALRQVSDGIETYSPYLNRDIEDFSFVDLGNLSTVPSQSSQSEHQAIELQWQRATDDFCQLFNDIDLPNSQVRTLVLGGEHSISYGPIKTYLAQYPNLVVLHLDAHADLRDGYLDFHYSHASIIRRILDHFGEEHQLIQYGIRSGTKEEYQWMHEHKTIQPSRNDFLAAVEAIADDRPIYLTLDLDYFDPSFFPGTGTPEPGGEDFHSFVSLCKILFKKNFVGCDVVELSPVIDATGNSDVFAAKVVRELLICLNESK; translated from the coding sequence ATGAAAAAAATAAAAGAAATAGATATCGACCTAACCTTACCTGAAATCGAGTTTAGTTGCGCTGAAATAACACCGGCAATATATACGAATACCACGCACATTATTGGTTTTGAATTTGACGGCACAGCCTGTTTTCGAAAAGGAACTAAAGCAGGGCCTAATGCCTTAAGACAAGTATCCGATGGAATAGAAACCTACTCGCCTTATTTAAACCGTGATATTGAAGATTTTTCTTTTGTTGATTTAGGTAATTTATCTACTGTGCCAAGCCAATCAAGTCAAAGTGAACATCAAGCGATAGAACTACAATGGCAACGTGCTACCGATGATTTTTGTCAGTTATTTAATGACATAGACTTACCAAACTCACAAGTACGTACATTAGTACTTGGTGGTGAGCACTCTATTTCATATGGCCCTATTAAAACCTATTTAGCACAATACCCTAATTTAGTGGTATTGCATTTAGACGCGCATGCCGATTTACGTGATGGGTATCTTGATTTTCATTACTCACATGCCTCTATTATTCGCCGTATACTTGACCATTTTGGTGAAGAACATCAACTGATTCAATATGGAATTCGCTCGGGAACAAAAGAAGAATATCAATGGATGCACGAGCATAAAACCATTCAACCATCGCGAAATGATTTTTTAGCCGCGGTTGAAGCCATTGCAGATGACCGTCCTATCTATTTAACATTAGATTTAGATTATTTTGATCCGAGCTTTTTCCCAGGCACAGGAACACCTGAGCCGGGTGGTGAAGACTTTCACTCATTTGTTAGTTTATGCAAGATACTATTCAAAAAGAACTTTGTGGGTTGTGATGTTGTTGAGCTTTCACCGGTCATTGATGCGACAGGTAACAGTGATGTATTTGCAGCGAAGGTTGTACGTGAATTACTTATTTGTTTAAATGAAAGTAAATAA
- a CDS encoding OmpA family protein has translation MKHFTLPLIACLALSACSTFDPYTGEEKATNTAKGAGIGAGVAAVVAYIANKDEDDIGKRNRRILQAATGGAAIGGGIGYYMDTQEAELRKQLRGSGVSVERDGDNINLIMPGNITFSSSKANIEQNFYSVLDSVVLVLKEFDKTLIVVAGHTDSSGSDALNQRLSVQRAQSVSGYLGAAGILNDRIESIGFGETQPVANNSTEAGKELNRRVEITLLPVTQ, from the coding sequence ATGAAACACTTTACACTTCCCCTAATTGCTTGCTTAGCGTTAAGCGCATGTTCAACTTTCGACCCTTACACAGGTGAAGAAAAAGCGACTAATACTGCTAAAGGTGCTGGTATTGGAGCTGGTGTTGCAGCCGTAGTTGCCTACATAGCTAACAAAGATGAAGATGATATAGGTAAACGAAATCGCAGAATTTTACAAGCAGCAACCGGTGGCGCGGCTATTGGTGGTGGTATTGGGTACTATATGGATACCCAAGAAGCTGAATTAAGAAAACAATTACGCGGCTCTGGCGTAAGTGTTGAGCGCGACGGTGATAACATTAATTTAATTATGCCGGGCAACATTACTTTTTCTTCTAGCAAAGCGAATATTGAACAAAATTTTTATTCAGTTTTAGATTCAGTTGTTTTAGTTTTAAAAGAGTTTGATAAAACCTTAATCGTTGTAGCTGGCCACACCGATAGTTCAGGGTCTGATGCATTAAACCAACGGTTATCAGTACAACGCGCGCAATCTGTGTCTGGCTACTTAGGTGCTGCTGGTATTCTTAATGATAGAATTGAATCTATTGGTTTTGGTGAAACACAACCTGTTGCGAATAACAGTACGGAAGCCGGTAAAGAACTTAACCGCAGAGTAGAAATAACATTATTGCCGGTTACGCAATAA
- a CDS encoding MazG nucleotide pyrophosphohydrolase domain-containing protein yields MRINDTAKKNYEWVEEMGWHNKTTLEALALVASEVGEAINECRNEKPTDAFGEELADIILRVLDIAHWQGIDMEQEITKKMMINEQRGTRGREK; encoded by the coding sequence ATGAGGATTAACGATACCGCTAAGAAGAATTATGAATGGGTTGAAGAAATGGGCTGGCATAATAAAACCACATTAGAAGCGTTAGCACTGGTTGCTTCTGAAGTGGGCGAAGCAATCAATGAATGTAGAAATGAAAAGCCAACGGATGCTTTTGGTGAAGAGCTTGCTGATATTATTCTTAGAGTGCTTGATATTGCTCATTGGCAAGGGATAGATATGGAACAAGAGATCACTAAAAAAATGATGATTAACGAGCAACGCGGTACAAGAGGCAGAGAAAAATAA
- a CDS encoding lipase family protein, which translates to MRDLTPTLAVTLADAAYDIKNKTGDSYRSAALITLSNDFEFNLSNNVVQGVSGSFMEHLLGHKTGFAIIGTGKQGGNYKGHTVIALRGTASKRDAITDAHCGLSTSTNNLPAHAGFNKTFNSIKPKLEAYFNKNTTGPVHCVGHSLGGALAHLTANWLHNKQNNRPISLYTFGAPRVGYANFADKTSNSLHRVFRCVHAADPVPLLPFWPFVHTQGEYLLNAGPNITASAHRMAGNSPGYINTASGFKSFATINKRSDHRHREQVRLDYEKRHQASFTSQWAHRLGAALFTLLRDTESLYEIQHMVTSSLTFYDKVAILLTKIAKMPGRFAEQQKGMLGHMLVFAGKAAVSITDMTYKFIRWVLSVTLDKVVQVAGVAVSMVK; encoded by the coding sequence ATGCGTGATTTAACACCAACATTAGCGGTAACTCTTGCTGATGCGGCATACGATATTAAAAATAAAACTGGAGATAGTTACAGATCAGCAGCATTGATAACATTATCTAACGACTTTGAGTTCAACCTATCAAATAACGTTGTGCAAGGGGTTAGCGGCTCTTTTATGGAGCACCTTCTAGGACATAAAACAGGCTTTGCTATTATTGGCACAGGTAAACAAGGAGGCAACTATAAAGGGCATACTGTTATTGCTCTGCGCGGTACAGCTAGTAAACGCGATGCAATAACCGATGCACATTGTGGTTTAAGTACAAGCACGAATAACTTACCTGCCCATGCTGGGTTTAATAAAACCTTTAACTCGATTAAGCCCAAACTCGAAGCGTATTTTAACAAAAACACAACAGGCCCAGTACATTGCGTTGGTCATAGCTTAGGTGGCGCATTAGCACATTTAACGGCTAACTGGTTGCACAACAAGCAAAATAATCGCCCTATTAGTTTATATACTTTTGGCGCACCGCGCGTAGGTTATGCAAATTTTGCAGATAAAACGAGTAACAGTTTACACAGGGTGTTTCGTTGCGTACATGCAGCAGACCCTGTGCCATTATTACCTTTTTGGCCTTTTGTGCATACTCAAGGCGAATATCTGTTAAATGCAGGACCAAACATTACAGCAAGTGCTCACCGTATGGCAGGTAATTCACCTGGTTATATAAACACTGCCAGTGGCTTTAAAAGCTTTGCTACCATTAATAAAAGAAGCGACCATAGACACCGAGAACAAGTAAGGCTTGATTATGAAAAACGTCACCAAGCCAGCTTTACCTCACAATGGGCACATCGTTTAGGTGCTGCATTATTTACTTTGTTGCGAGATACCGAATCTTTATACGAAATTCAGCATATGGTAACTAGCAGTTTAACCTTTTACGATAAAGTAGCTATATTATTAACCAAAATAGCTAAAATGCCCGGTCGCTTCGCTGAGCAACAAAAAGGGATGTTGGGTCATATGTTGGTGTTTGCTGGTAAAGCAGCTGTATCTATTACCGATATGACGTATAAATTTATACGCTGGGTTTTATCCGTTACCCTTGATAAAGTTGTTCAAGTTGCAGGTGTTGCAGTGAGTATGGTCAAATAA